The Streptococcus sp. oral taxon 431 nucleotide sequence AAAAACCATCAATGACATCTTGATTCCACTCGTCAGCAGCAAACTGGCTTAAACTACTTTCATGATCAAAGCCTTTTATAAGGATCATTTTATCAGTCAAAATCACATCTAAAGAATCACCAGAGCCATTGTCAATAAGGTAGCGGAGTCCATAGTCTTCCTCAGTCTTAATCACGAGTCTGAGCCAATCCTCACTCGGATCTGTCAGATATTCGTCAATGACTAGCAAGGCATCTAAGCGAGTTTTTATCTTGTCCCAATTAATCTTTCTCATCTCTAAAAACCTCCATCTTATTCTTGCAATTTATCAAGATCACAAGCCCTATAACGAGCTGTTAGATAGCCTGAAAAGCTAATCTGAGGGATATTCCACTCATTAGGCAAATAAATCGAACAATCTACCTGATCACCTAGAGGGGAACTTGCTGAGAAGACATATCTTCCCAAATCCTCATTATTAGGATTTCTTTCAACTTGACCCAATCTGCTAGTATTGAACCAGTTTTTAAACAGTAACCAGATTTGCTCGGCATCTTCGTTTAATAGGGAGACTTTCAAGTTGTAGCTGATTCCGACCCTACATCTTTTTTTGAATCCTGACTCATCAGCCTTACAAACTTTTATCGATCCCTTATCATACTGCCAGTTATCACTATCTAATAGGGCAAATTGAACAGATAGATTGTCTTTAAATCCCTGCATAGTATCTAATAAATCTTTGGAGGCAGCTTCGAATAATTCTAGTTCTTCCATAGTCTTCTCTTTAATTTTCATAGCTAATCACATTTCGATTTAATCTGCATCAACCCAGATCTGGTATTTTTGACAATGTAGACATCTAAACAAATAACCACAGATAGGCCCGTCTTTGATCAAGTAGTCTTCTACCTCTTGATATTCTTCACGCGCTTCATAGTCTGCCAAGACTTGCTCAGCGATTCCCATATCCTTCAATTCTCGAGTTCCAACTGTACCCAAGTAAGCACAATAATCTTGGCAACAAGAAAGCCAATATTCTCCCTGCCAACTAGAGTAGCCTGGGGTCTGACAAAAAAGCAGCTGATTCTTTTCTGGATCCAATTCACCCTGCCACTCGGCATCTTGGATAAATTCCGCATCGAATTTCTTAGCTGCTTGACCGTTTGCAATGCACATTGGGCAAAGGTATTCTATATTCTCGATACTATAAGGTATCAAGGCATAATAAACATTGCTTTCTTTCCCACAAGATGGACAAAGCTTGGCTTCTCCTTCAACAAATGAACCTGTAGCTAAGGGATCTGGATGATAGATAAAATGTGGCAAAGACTGTAATAGCTTCTGTCTTTGCTTCTTCTCTTCTTTTCTTAGAGGACGAGGAAGGGCAAAACGATCGCCATGACTCTGACTCATTTCTTGTAAACGGCTCAGTTTCTTTATCTGTTTTCGATCAGATTTGTCTAAAATTTCGGTAAATAAGCTATAGGCACTAGTGTAGAGACCCAATTGTTCATAGAAGTCAACTAAGACTTTTTTAGCATCTAAATCCTCAGACTTAGCTAATTCATCAGCCAAATCATAGAGTGCCGTAACACTGGAAGAATTTCCATCTTTAGCATGGTATTCCCTTGTCCGGGTGATATATTCTTGTAAATATGGATTCATCTGACTACCTTTTCTTACATGGATAAATTCTGATTAACAGATAGTAACTAAAACATTTCCTTCTAGACTTAAGATTTGCTTGTAAAATCTTTTCATATTTACAAAACTGATTCGAATTTCATCCTTGATTTCTTCCTCTTCCTCTAGATAATCCCAAATATTAGGATAGAGATCAGCTTTTTTACAAGCTTCCATACTAAAGTTAGCCATAGCTCTGTCCATGTCAAAACTTTCTAAAGCTTCTACAATCTCGGCTATCTTGGTTTTTTCAGTATAGGCAATATATTCAGATACATCCTCTAGAGGAGTCACTCCTAAAACAGCTTCTCTCAAGGGATTGTCATCCAAAAATTCTGAACTACTAAATCCTGTCAAGACAAAGACCAAGGCATCCCACATTTTGTCGATATCTATTAAGATATCATGAGTATCAGCTGAGTCCTCAGCAAAGTCTAACAAGTCATCTTCTTGGTTAGAAAGAGCTTTTATTTGTTCTAATTCATCGTCTGGTAAATATTGATAATTGGCAATCATTCCCATGATTTTTCTCCTTTGAATTTTATAGGATAATACTGATGTTTTTAGCTCTATTTCTATAGAAAATGCTATAATGGAGCTAAGAAATTGTTTTATTGAATGTTAAAATAGGGGGAAATAGTAATGTTCACTAGTATTGTTTTGGGTTTTTATGCTCTTTTCTTTCTATCCTTGTCCTTTACTATCTATCTCTATATTAGACTTGTAGTTGTAGTCAGACAAGGGAAAGATGTCCCAAAATGGATCTATAAACTCGGCCATGCCATTCAAGGTAGAATTCACGTTGACTATGAAGAAATCACTGATGCTAATGCCCTTAAAGAGATTCATTGGTTCTTTCTAATCTATCTAATCGTAAATCTACTAGTATTGGCTGTCTTCTACTATCATGGTAATAGCTTTCCTCAAGCCATTTATGAATGTTTAAAAAAACAATTTTTTATCGTACTTGTTAGTATGGTTTTAAAAAGTATTGGCAAATTTGTTGTACTGGCTATAAGAAAAAACTTTCATAACAGTCATGTCTATGCATCAACCAACGCTTTTATCGGGGCAGCTTTTTTAACGAGTTATGTTTTTATGTTTTGCATGATGATGAGTGGTCTTCCGGCTCAACCTGTTCCGGTAGCCATTCAAGATACCACTATCATTATCGGGGAGACTAAGGCTTCCGAGCTTTTAGACCAAGGCTTTACCTTTGGAGATAAAGGCGCAGAGAGATCCATCACCAATCCCAAAAACGACCACTTCTACTACGGTCAGCTTCTCGAAGTCAAGCGGGATGATCAGTCCTATGGCTTTATGAGCCTTACTCCTACGGGAAGAGATACTGATCAGCTCAAAAACTGCGTCATCACCTATTACAGAACACCTAAGGATAGCAAGCAACTAGAAGAAATTTCCATCAATCATATCAAGCTAGCAAATCTCAAACTCCAAGATTTTCAAACACGAAAATTAATCGATATCTTTGAAGTCAATCCTGCTGATTATAATGTCTCTGATAAGGATACCAACTTTATCCTAACCATCCAAACAGCAGATTACGACCTCTGGAAAAGATACCGGATTGAAGCCAAGTTTAATACAGATGGTTCCCTAGATAGTTATGGTGTCAGAGCCCAACACATTCAATGGGAATGATTGACCATTTCCCCCTTTATCACATAGGCATTAAACTGGAAAAATATCGTCGACAAGCTTATAGGTTTCGATGAATCGAAGGCCAGAGGAACCTTTATCTCTAGTGATTTCTTCATAAATATCTTCTAAATTTTGGGCAGGTGCTAGCATCCAAAGACTAAATGGGCTGAGTTTCACCTGTCCAATTTTTTCAATATTTTCTAATAATTGCCCTAAATCTTTGTGATTGAACCAGCAATCTGTAACCAGAGCAAACTTTGTATTGTCCATCTTACAGGAGATATGACTGGTCAAAAAATCATCGATGGTGGGCTTTTTTGTCTGTAAGAGGCGCGTGCAAGCCAAATGGTACTCAAGCTTTCTAGGACTCTGCTCAACCATAGATACAAAGACAAGACCATACTCATCTTGGAACTTAACAGCAAGGATATCCCCTTCTTCAAAGTAAAGTTTGCGTTTAGCTTTTGCTTTAGGAACCTTTAGAGGTCTAGGATTTTCAGTTTGCAACTGAACTGCAAGTTTTTCCAAGACCTTTTGCCTTTGCTTCAAAGCCTTTGAGTCTATTTCCGACCAAAATGGATCGGGACCTTTTTTGATAAGCTCTATGGTTTTATCTCTGATATCGTCTGTCAGGTGACCAATCTTCCACAGTGAGTAGGCAAGAGCTGTCCAATAAATTTCTGTAAAAAAGTCTGTTTGACAGTAATCATTCTCCGCATCGAGAATATCCTTGATGATATTCGCTACATGTTCACCGTCTCTATAGCGACCAACTACCTCATTGTAAATGTCATACCCTTGATCACTGTCAATGATTTTAACGCCATCAATAGCCATTCTCAACTCCTAATGCTCAATCGACATCTTATTGATAAATCTCAAAGCTTATTTAATCTTATGCTTGTTCATTTTCTCTTGGAAAATATCTGTAAGAATTTGTCGCAATTCTTGAGCTTCCTTTTCAGGAAGTTGGCCTTCTTGTTCAGCTACAGCATACAACTCTGGATACTCGAGCGAGACTCTCTTAACAGTACGTGTAATGGCATGTTTTCTAA carries:
- a CDS encoding YfbM family protein, yielding MGMIANYQYLPDDELEQIKALSNQEDDLLDFAEDSADTHDILIDIDKMWDALVFVLTGFSSSEFLDDNPLREAVLGVTPLEDVSEYIAYTEKTKIAEIVEALESFDMDRAMANFSMEACKKADLYPNIWDYLEEEEEIKDEIRISFVNMKRFYKQILSLEGNVLVTIC
- a CDS encoding CbrC family protein is translated as MNPYLQEYITRTREYHAKDGNSSSVTALYDLADELAKSEDLDAKKVLVDFYEQLGLYTSAYSLFTEILDKSDRKQIKKLSRLQEMSQSHGDRFALPRPLRKEEKKQRQKLLQSLPHFIYHPDPLATGSFVEGEAKLCPSCGKESNVYYALIPYSIENIEYLCPMCIANGQAAKKFDAEFIQDAEWQGELDPEKNQLLFCQTPGYSSWQGEYWLSCCQDYCAYLGTVGTRELKDMGIAEQVLADYEAREEYQEVEDYLIKDGPICGYLFRCLHCQKYQIWVDAD